The following are from one region of the Paenibacillus sp. JZ16 genome:
- a CDS encoding ABC transporter permease, with amino-acid sequence MNNASSALKVAAGIFLTIALITIVVILFISAQEATKTAQNNFSDIQTELSQAAFTVYDGTTISGSQVTNALRKYKDKDQFGVFIATGKNKAGQWYGNVLEKDGSILNPDSRQGNIELVMDEKSPEYVNPSGKFKATIVKDDSNVIRGIKFDQ; translated from the coding sequence ATGAATAATGCATCATCCGCTTTAAAGGTTGCAGCAGGCATATTTCTGACCATAGCACTGATTACCATTGTTGTTATTTTGTTTATTTCGGCGCAGGAGGCAACCAAAACCGCTCAAAACAATTTTTCAGATATTCAGACAGAGTTGTCCCAGGCAGCATTTACCGTGTATGACGGAACAACCATCAGCGGTTCTCAGGTGACAAACGCACTGCGTAAATACAAGGATAAGGATCAATTTGGAGTTTTCATAGCAACAGGGAAAAATAAAGCAGGGCAATGGTACGGCAATGTGTTGGAGAAGGACGGTTCGATTCTCAATCCGGATTCAAGACAAGGGAATATCGAACTCGTCATGGATGAGAAAAGCCCAGAGTACGTCAATCCAAGCGGCAAATTTAAGGCGACCATCGTTAAGGATGATTCTAACGTAATCAGAGGCATTAAATTCGATCAATAG